A stretch of the Paenibacillus dendritiformis genome encodes the following:
- a CDS encoding IseA DL-endopeptidase inhibitor family protein, whose protein sequence is MNLPTLLGALALAFSVAAAPAAPASPAAPAQAPNAAAKSGPATSTAHKAPKLTVEEAIALAAEARSVYWHVENGGKRPEGPLATFELNGTHYFYLGKDIGTPEKYVAYLSKSFTKDTAKAFLKNRLDSKYVVKHNGRLAKVDADKGSLAEWKQAKASLVKETKDEKQFKFYVPIGENYDCETYKLTFRYIQGAGWRIKDDPEAEPIGRCPVPGAKTIDAAAIRTQAKLGLTYDEVNELFGAPEEVVASAKDDSDVWRYDITQRDDYRFRTESDDVDLEGIKKGKIDIQLFIIWSEEGTIAGCTFYYKDKNSKVFEERLLVGGNWQKTVIQ, encoded by the coding sequence ATGAACCTCCCCACGCTGTTAGGAGCATTGGCATTGGCCTTCTCGGTGGCGGCCGCTCCGGCTGCTCCGGCTAGTCCGGCTGCTCCTGCCCAGGCTCCGAACGCCGCGGCGAAGAGCGGGCCGGCAACTTCAACCGCACATAAGGCCCCGAAGCTCACCGTGGAGGAAGCGATTGCGCTCGCGGCCGAAGCGCGGAGCGTCTACTGGCATGTGGAGAACGGCGGCAAGCGGCCGGAAGGCCCTCTTGCGACGTTCGAGCTGAACGGAACGCACTATTTTTATTTGGGGAAGGATATCGGAACGCCGGAGAAGTATGTCGCCTATCTGAGCAAGTCTTTCACGAAGGATACAGCCAAGGCCTTTTTGAAGAACCGCCTCGACTCCAAATATGTCGTAAAGCATAACGGACGGCTGGCCAAAGTCGACGCCGATAAAGGCAGCCTCGCCGAATGGAAACAGGCCAAGGCGTCGCTCGTCAAAGAAACGAAGGACGAGAAGCAATTCAAGTTCTATGTCCCGATTGGCGAAAATTACGATTGCGAAACGTATAAACTGACCTTCCGCTACATCCAGGGCGCCGGCTGGCGGATCAAGGACGATCCAGAAGCGGAACCGATCGGGCGCTGTCCGGTGCCGGGAGCGAAGACGATCGATGCGGCTGCCATTCGAACCCAAGCGAAGCTTGGCTTGACATACGACGAGGTCAACGAGCTTTTCGGCGCTCCGGAGGAAGTTGTCGCCAGCGCCAAAGACGATAGCGATGTCTGGCGGTATGACATTACTCAGCGCGATGACTACCGATTCCGGACCGAATCCGATGACGTCGATCTGGAAGGAATCAAGAAAGGCAAGATAGACATTCAATTGTTCATCATCTGGTCCGAGGAAGGGACCATCGCGGGCTGCACGTTCTACTACAAAGATAAGAACAGCAAGGTGTTCGAAGAACGGCTGCTCGTCGGCGGCAATTGGCAAAAGACCGTGATCCAGTAG
- a CDS encoding sigma-54-dependent transcriptional regulator — translation MTIKTLVIAPYPAMTPLIEECRSEDRELDIRIEVGNLQEAVPIAREAERQGFDIIISRGGTAKLIEPEVGIPVIDVHVSGYDMLRVLTLTNDFPGKKAIVGFANITLGAKAIADVLDIGVEVCTVEEAGEVESILAELKRKGYELIIGDVVTVEAAAKHQQKGILIQSGREAIFEAFHKAKSIYRLYRRQQWDIAFLRSLLAETASDLIVLGQQGEILLEQWTSHVACPVPIDELVADIRQDPHTENLLAIRASETGKFKQRRVRKEILGKTYYLFSFSSLPEKGAREVCPVEEVSRLPVILAESEAMSRCLRAIDGRLDGSCFILIGEAGSGKQLLSRYIHVKKHGGRGLYACLTARQALTELAVLDSDILTVYINGLEQLEREDALRLQTLIREQADTRPAIVVALEREDRVYQGLLFDEGNVRVSVPPLRERKEDIKPLAAYYIADFHGTLGTSPVKLKEDAIELLEAYPWPGNAAELQALLKDAVTAEKGYVIGKTQLTRLLDAKRARPNAPAPLPRDFLEGTLDEIEKRIIHAIMKEEHDNQTRVAERLGINRSTLWRKLKQ, via the coding sequence ATGACGATTAAAACATTGGTTATAGCTCCTTACCCGGCAATGACGCCGCTTATCGAGGAGTGCCGGAGCGAAGACCGGGAGCTGGATATCCGCATCGAAGTAGGCAACCTTCAGGAAGCGGTTCCGATAGCCCGGGAAGCGGAGCGACAGGGCTTCGATATCATTATTAGCCGGGGAGGCACGGCCAAGTTGATCGAGCCTGAGGTCGGGATCCCGGTGATTGATGTGCACGTCTCGGGTTACGACATGCTGCGGGTGCTGACCTTGACGAACGATTTCCCGGGAAAAAAAGCGATTGTCGGCTTTGCGAACATTACGTTGGGAGCCAAGGCGATTGCGGATGTGCTCGATATCGGGGTTGAAGTCTGTACGGTTGAGGAGGCCGGGGAGGTAGAATCCATTCTGGCGGAGCTCAAGCGGAAGGGATATGAACTGATTATTGGCGATGTCGTTACCGTCGAGGCCGCGGCCAAGCATCAGCAGAAAGGGATTCTGATCCAGTCCGGGCGCGAGGCTATCTTCGAAGCGTTCCATAAGGCGAAATCAATATACCGGTTGTACCGGCGCCAGCAATGGGACATCGCTTTTTTGCGATCCTTGCTTGCGGAGACGGCGTCCGACCTGATCGTGCTTGGACAGCAAGGCGAGATCCTGCTCGAGCAGTGGACAAGCCATGTGGCTTGCCCGGTGCCGATCGATGAGTTGGTAGCCGATATTCGCCAAGATCCGCACACGGAAAATTTGCTTGCGATCCGGGCAAGCGAGACAGGCAAGTTCAAGCAGCGGCGGGTGCGCAAAGAAATATTGGGGAAGACGTATTATCTCTTTTCCTTTTCTTCTTTGCCGGAGAAGGGGGCACGCGAAGTTTGTCCTGTCGAGGAAGTGTCCCGGCTCCCGGTCATTCTCGCCGAGAGCGAAGCGATGAGCCGATGTCTCCGGGCGATCGATGGCCGGCTTGACGGCAGCTGTTTCATTTTGATCGGCGAAGCGGGCAGCGGCAAGCAACTATTGTCGCGGTACATCCATGTCAAGAAGCATGGAGGACGGGGGCTGTACGCCTGCCTGACGGCACGGCAAGCGCTGACGGAGCTCGCCGTGCTCGATTCCGATATCCTGACCGTGTATATTAATGGTCTGGAGCAGTTAGAGCGGGAGGACGCGCTGCGGCTGCAGACGTTGATCCGCGAACAGGCGGACACCCGTCCGGCCATTGTCGTCGCGCTGGAGCGGGAGGACCGCGTATATCAGGGGTTGCTGTTCGATGAAGGGAACGTCAGAGTGAGTGTGCCTCCTTTGCGTGAGCGGAAGGAAGACATCAAGCCGCTGGCCGCCTACTATATTGCCGATTTTCATGGAACATTGGGCACTTCGCCGGTCAAGCTGAAAGAGGATGCCATCGAGCTGCTGGAGGCTTATCCATGGCCAGGCAACGCGGCCGAACTGCAAGCGCTGTTGAAAGATGCGGTTACCGCGGAGAAAGGGTATGTTATCGGGAAGACACAGTTGACGCGGCTGCTTGATGCCAAGCGGGCCAGGCCGAACGCTCCCGCTCCGTTGCCGCGCGATTTTCTGGAGGGCACGCTGGACGAGATTGAAAAGCGGATTATCCATGCCATTATGAAAGAGGAACACGACAATCAGACCCGGGTGGCCGAACGCTTGGGGATTAACCGTTCTACTTTATGGAGAAAGCTGAAACAATAA
- a CDS encoding DNA uptake lipoprotein, whose product MTRAPITRMLLIVAAAAALGALLSGCTTQAGSAPPASPQAPFTAKPAPADETPASGKEKTRERTEIASNKDNSRSGTGDEADFNRKQPQLKGIGLSDTEEKVRELWGTPVSQFVMDDEEPIHVLEYDGFSFGCHDDAKVVFVEVSGDGSSTGITGLRIGGKSDAAVKALGKPDQDTGYAWSYQAANALLRLDLDPKSGKIQSVKLFPMEENPAKA is encoded by the coding sequence ATGACCCGTGCCCCGATAACCCGAATGCTGCTTATCGTTGCAGCTGCTGCCGCTCTTGGCGCTCTTCTGTCCGGCTGTACGACCCAGGCCGGCAGCGCGCCGCCGGCCAGCCCGCAAGCTCCGTTTACGGCCAAGCCGGCCCCGGCGGACGAGACTCCGGCCTCAGGCAAGGAAAAGACGCGAGAACGGACCGAGATTGCTTCGAACAAGGATAATTCCCGTTCCGGCACGGGCGATGAAGCCGACTTCAATCGGAAGCAGCCGCAGCTGAAGGGAATCGGCCTGAGCGATACCGAGGAGAAGGTGCGGGAACTCTGGGGAACGCCTGTGTCCCAATTCGTGATGGACGACGAGGAGCCGATTCATGTGCTGGAATATGACGGATTTTCGTTCGGCTGTCATGATGACGCTAAGGTCGTCTTTGTCGAGGTGTCGGGCGACGGCTCGTCTACCGGCATCACGGGCCTGCGTATCGGAGGCAAAAGCGATGCTGCCGTGAAAGCGCTCGGCAAGCCCGATCAAGATACCGGCTACGCCTGGAGCTACCAAGCGGCCAATGCCCTGCTTCGGCTTGATCTCGATCCGAAATCAGGCAAGATTCAGTCCGTCAAGCTGTTCCCGATGGAGGAGAACCCGGCGAAGGCTTGA
- a CDS encoding four-carbon acid sugar kinase family protein — protein sequence MGKQIGIIADDLTGANDAGVQLAKKGFRSTVIMHPCGNETGAGADVLIVDTDSRAMSGPDAYEAAWRAALFLQERGYRHIYKKVDSTLRGNIAEELKAVEEAFKPDVVLIAPAFPNMNRVTVEGHHYVNGELITATEFANDPKTPVTDSYIPRLLRTGAGRKVELIEAGWLQRPAAELAAWVNDALHSGTSWFVCDSASEEELQALARRFSGMDKRIVWAGSAGLIEYLPEALGLTPSAARDEEKACISQALVVSGSLSDTTRRQLLYARDMPDACALEVDPARLVAGDYDAEQYVQSMKRQPEKSYFVLYVDSSEQCRTAAVEAGKRVGKSLREVSEAISRGLGRIARAMLEANSGIQGLVLTGGDTAKAVSMELEIGEMQLFAEAEPGLPFGKLLGKERSYWAITKAGGFGHDRSLAAALHYMSDEKRVRV from the coding sequence GTGGGCAAGCAAATAGGAATTATCGCGGATGATTTGACAGGCGCCAATGACGCGGGCGTCCAATTGGCTAAGAAGGGATTCCGTTCTACTGTGATCATGCATCCATGCGGGAACGAGACGGGAGCCGGGGCGGATGTGCTGATCGTCGACACGGACAGCCGGGCGATGAGCGGGCCGGACGCGTATGAAGCGGCATGGCGGGCTGCATTGTTTTTACAAGAACGCGGTTATCGCCATATCTATAAAAAAGTGGACTCGACGCTCCGGGGCAATATTGCGGAGGAGCTCAAGGCGGTGGAAGAAGCGTTCAAGCCGGATGTGGTGTTGATTGCTCCCGCTTTCCCCAACATGAACCGGGTGACCGTCGAAGGGCATCATTATGTCAATGGCGAATTGATTACCGCCACCGAATTCGCCAACGATCCCAAGACCCCGGTCACCGACAGTTATATTCCGCGGCTTCTGCGGACCGGCGCGGGGCGGAAGGTTGAATTGATCGAGGCCGGTTGGCTGCAGCGGCCGGCCGCAGAACTGGCGGCATGGGTGAATGACGCGCTGCACAGCGGGACGAGCTGGTTCGTCTGCGACAGCGCGTCGGAGGAGGAACTGCAGGCCCTTGCGCGGCGTTTCTCCGGCATGGACAAGCGCATCGTCTGGGCCGGGTCGGCCGGGTTGATTGAGTATTTGCCGGAAGCGCTGGGCTTGACACCATCGGCCGCCAGGGACGAGGAGAAGGCATGTATCAGCCAGGCTCTCGTTGTATCCGGCAGCTTGTCGGACACGACAAGACGGCAGCTCCTGTACGCGCGGGATATGCCCGACGCTTGCGCTCTAGAAGTCGATCCGGCAAGACTCGTCGCTGGAGATTATGATGCGGAGCAGTACGTGCAGAGCATGAAGCGGCAGCCGGAGAAATCTTATTTTGTGCTGTATGTGGACAGCTCGGAACAGTGCCGGACAGCGGCCGTAGAAGCCGGCAAGCGGGTAGGCAAGTCTTTGCGGGAAGTGAGTGAAGCCATTTCCCGGGGACTCGGCAGGATTGCGAGGGCGATGCTGGAAGCCAACAGCGGCATTCAAGGATTGGTCCTGACCGGCGGGGATACGGCCAAAGCCGTCTCCATGGAACTCGAGATCGGAGAAATGCAGCTCTTTGCGGAAGCTGAACCCGGGCTGCCGTTCGGCAAACTTCTGGGCAAGGAGCGCAGCTACTGGGCGATTACGAAAGCCGGCGGTTTTGGCCATGACCGTTCGCTAGCCGCCGCCTTGCATTATATGAGCGATGAGAAGAGGGTGAGGGTATGA
- the pdxA gene encoding 4-hydroxythreonine-4-phosphate dehydrogenase PdxA, translating into MSTRKPVVGITMGDAAGVGPEIILKSLRHEEMYAISNPVVIGDRKILERAREFVNSDLAIESIAADGIGQTSFRHGIVHMLDLDLLPADLPIGQVSAAAGHGAFKYLETAIELASRHAIDAICTAPLNKEALHKGGHPYPGHTEILADLTGTADFSMMLSAPKLKVIHVTTHVGLIDAVRLITPERVYHVIKLAHDTLRKAGVTAPKIAVCGINPHAGENGLFGYGEEEEKVIPAVEKAQAEGMQVVGPLPADTLFFRAVRGDFDIVVAMYHDQGHGPVKVLGLDAGVNITVGLPIIRTSVDHGTAFDIAGTGVADEKSLMEAIRQAAELAPKL; encoded by the coding sequence ATGAGTACACGCAAGCCGGTTGTCGGCATCACGATGGGCGATGCCGCGGGCGTCGGCCCGGAAATTATTTTAAAAAGTTTGCGTCATGAAGAAATGTATGCCATCAGCAATCCGGTCGTTATCGGAGATCGGAAAATACTGGAGCGCGCCCGGGAATTTGTAAACAGTGACCTCGCGATTGAAAGCATCGCCGCAGACGGCATCGGTCAGACTTCATTTCGCCATGGGATCGTTCATATGCTGGATCTCGATCTGCTGCCGGCCGATCTCCCGATCGGTCAAGTGTCGGCGGCAGCCGGGCATGGCGCTTTCAAATATTTGGAGACCGCGATCGAATTGGCTTCACGGCACGCGATCGACGCAATTTGCACAGCGCCTCTGAATAAGGAGGCCTTGCATAAAGGCGGGCACCCCTATCCGGGCCATACGGAAATTTTGGCCGACTTGACGGGGACGGCCGATTTCTCGATGATGCTGTCTGCGCCAAAGCTGAAAGTCATTCATGTCACGACGCATGTCGGATTGATCGATGCGGTTCGTCTGATTACGCCGGAACGGGTGTATCATGTCATCAAGCTGGCGCATGATACGCTGCGCAAGGCAGGCGTAACGGCTCCGAAAATTGCCGTATGCGGCATTAATCCTCATGCCGGGGAGAACGGTCTGTTCGGGTATGGGGAAGAGGAGGAAAAAGTGATCCCTGCCGTTGAGAAAGCGCAGGCGGAAGGAATGCAAGTCGTCGGCCCGCTGCCGGCCGACACGCTATTTTTCCGGGCGGTTCGCGGCGACTTCGACATCGTGGTCGCGATGTATCACGATCAGGGGCATGGGCCTGTCAAAGTGTTGGGGCTGGATGCGGGCGTCAATATTACGGTCGGACTGCCGATTATCCGCACAAGCGTGGATCACGGCACGGCCTTCGACATTGCCGGAACCGGCGTGGCGGATGAGAAAAGCTTGATGGAAGCGATTCGCCAGGCGGCGGAGCTTGCTCCGAAATTGTAG
- a CDS encoding DedA family protein: MLEITWALTHFGYIALFFLLALGIVGLPIPDETIMVFVGSLTVEGPFGYVPAFAVCLAGSMTGMTVSYIVGRRVGKPLLDRYGKRVKLTPARVERTERWFQRFGPWAIVFGYFVPGLRHLTCYLAGMARMNWSLYLFAAGTGALIWVATFLTIGHFVGVHWEAAVQWIHTRGTIYVACLAAMLLLIGSLVYVLIRRRVRPKQTP, translated from the coding sequence TTGCTGGAGATTACATGGGCATTGACCCATTTCGGGTACATAGCTTTATTTTTTCTGCTGGCGCTTGGCATTGTCGGACTGCCGATCCCGGATGAGACGATCATGGTCTTCGTCGGCAGCTTGACGGTGGAAGGGCCGTTCGGGTACGTGCCCGCGTTCGCCGTATGCCTGGCCGGGAGCATGACCGGCATGACGGTCAGCTATATCGTGGGGCGGAGGGTCGGCAAGCCGCTGCTGGATCGGTACGGCAAGCGGGTGAAGCTGACGCCTGCCCGGGTGGAACGAACCGAGCGCTGGTTCCAGCGGTTCGGTCCATGGGCTATCGTCTTTGGGTATTTTGTGCCCGGCCTGCGCCATTTGACCTGTTATCTGGCCGGAATGGCACGCATGAATTGGTCTCTTTATTTATTTGCAGCCGGAACGGGAGCGCTGATCTGGGTAGCGACTTTTCTGACGATAGGGCATTTCGTCGGAGTTCATTGGGAAGCGGCCGTTCAATGGATTCATACGAGAGGAACGATCTATGTGGCGTGCTTGGCAGCGATGCTCTTGCTGATCGGATCGCTCGTGTATGTCCTTATCCGGCGCCGCGTCCGGCCAAAACAAACGCCTTGA
- a CDS encoding 2-keto-3-deoxygluconate permease, whose translation MKIKGTLERIPGGMMVVPLLLAAVINTAAPDLLRIGNFTESLFVNGSSTLIALFLLCTGAQINVKSFGVSIGKGATLLFTKWAVGALFGLLAYLFAGDNGLWLGLAPIAVIAAMTNSNGGLFVALVGQYGSKEDRAAYSLLALNDGPFLTMVALSIFGAMGFVDGMFSLVSFVSVLLPILVGMVLGNLDEEMRKFLDRGSSMLIPFFAFSLGMGIDFRAIVNGGLSGIILGLLTVFVTGTAGYFVFKALKWNPIVGAAEGSTAGNAVATPAAIAAANASFAAYTDIATVQVAASTVTTAILLPIYVGFLVKRLEKKGYSFERQAADTHA comes from the coding sequence ATGAAGATTAAAGGCACTTTGGAGAGGATTCCCGGAGGGATGATGGTCGTGCCGTTGCTTCTTGCGGCAGTCATCAACACCGCGGCGCCGGATTTGCTTCGCATTGGGAACTTCACGGAGTCTCTGTTTGTCAACGGATCAAGCACATTGATTGCGCTGTTCCTGCTGTGTACGGGAGCTCAGATCAATGTGAAGTCGTTCGGAGTGTCGATTGGCAAAGGAGCCACCTTGCTTTTCACGAAATGGGCGGTGGGCGCGCTGTTCGGCCTGCTCGCCTACCTGTTCGCCGGGGATAACGGATTATGGCTCGGTCTGGCGCCGATCGCTGTAATCGCTGCCATGACCAACAGCAATGGCGGGCTGTTCGTTGCTCTGGTCGGCCAATACGGAAGCAAAGAGGATCGCGCGGCTTATTCCTTGCTGGCGCTGAATGACGGTCCTTTCCTGACGATGGTCGCCTTATCGATTTTTGGCGCCATGGGCTTTGTGGACGGGATGTTCTCTCTCGTCTCGTTCGTGTCGGTCCTGCTGCCGATTCTGGTCGGGATGGTGCTAGGGAATCTCGATGAGGAGATGCGCAAGTTCCTGGACAGAGGCAGCTCGATGCTGATTCCGTTCTTCGCCTTCTCGCTAGGAATGGGCATTGACTTCCGCGCGATCGTGAACGGCGGTCTGTCTGGCATTATTCTCGGGTTGCTGACTGTATTTGTGACCGGTACGGCAGGCTATTTCGTGTTCAAGGCATTGAAATGGAACCCGATCGTCGGCGCGGCGGAAGGCTCGACCGCGGGCAATGCGGTCGCGACTCCGGCGGCGATTGCGGCAGCGAATGCTTCGTTCGCGGCTTATACCGATATTGCGACCGTACAGGTGGCGGCATCGACGGTGACCACCGCGATCCTTCTCCCGATTTATGTCGGCTTTTTGGTGAAGCGCCTAGAAAAAAAGGGGTACTCGTTCGAACGGCAGGCGGCGGATACCCATGCGTAA